Genomic segment of Triticum aestivum cultivar Chinese Spring chromosome 6A, IWGSC CS RefSeq v2.1, whole genome shotgun sequence:
CAGAGACGGACGGACCGACTGAAGCAAAGCAGagtaagggctcctttgattcaaagaaaTCGCATAGGATTTTTTGGAGGGTTTGAACTCTTAGGAATTTTTTCATGTTAtgctcgtttgattcgtaggattggcaTCTTTAGGAATTTTTCTATAGGatccatttgtactacattttAGAGAAAAATTTCCATTCACTCAAATCTCTTTGTAGAATGCCTTTGTTTTTCCTGCGCTATCAAACATTCTTTCAAGTCCTGTAGGATATTATGGGACATGccatcctattcctgcatttttccTATTCCTTTATTTcgacaatcctacgaatcaaagaggccttaataaagaaataaataaaatgTCTGCAGCTGGCTGTGCGAATTTATTTTTTTGGGGGTGATTCAGCTGGGCTGGCTGTAGTTGGGTGAGCGTGTCAGCGATGTCCCCGGAGGACAGGACGTAACGCGGCCGGCGATGAGACGTACAGGTGACTAGGTGACGGTGGTCGGTGGACTGGACTCGCAAACACACGCGATTACCGGTGGTGGTCAAAGCTCAGTGAGTCTCCAGGCTGCTGTTGTGACTTGTGAGTTGGGGTGGGGCAGGCGATTTTGCTGGTCAAACTCATCTCGAGATCCGAGCCAGATACTAACCTACAATTGTCAGCCGGTGCAGTGCCTGGCTGACTGTCTCCTCCATTTTGAGGATTTGATCCTGGCCCTTGACTAATCAAGGGTATGTTTGTCTGTGTAAATAGGATAAGTATGCAATGAAGCTAAGAAACTCCGATGACTGATTTCTAGTAGCAGGTTGGAGCGAACGACTTCATCATTAGATTAACTGCACGAACGTTGGAGCTTGCTCAGTTGCCACGTTCGTCGTCAACTTATCTCTTTCCCCACCCGCTCTCTGTCGTCGCGGCCGTCTCCAGCGGTTCCTATTCGTCCACTTCTCTCCACCATCCAGCGGATTCCGGTCAAAATGCGGCGATGCAGCACGCGAATCCCGGCGATTCTCGGCATCTCTCCAGGTGTTCACTGCGGCAGAGGCGGCGATGGGATcgggggcggtggtggtggtggttggggctCCGCCATTTGCGAATAGCAGGAGTAGCAGTGATGGTGGTGGCCACAGTGTAGCTCTAGCCGTCACCATCTCGCAGCTCTCGGAGGAGCAGTGGTCATCGGAGCAGCGGTCGTAACCTGCTGTGCCAACGCTGGCGCCAGCGCCACAACCGTTGGCAGTACCGTGATCGTTTCTATGGCCAATTCAGTTCTTCATCGCGAGGACGTCCACTAGCTCTAGTTTTTATTATGTTTTTTTAATTTTAATTAATGTATATATTTTTAATTCAAAAGATGTTCAAATTCTGAAGTACCTCCCAACGCGGTGTTCCTTTCTGTCAAGAATTGGGGCTTCACAATTCCTAACCAATATTTATCAGTTTTCCCTCGCATCTCGGTTACTTTTACGAGCAGAGCTGAATAAAGATGGAGTTCCCCTATAATGAGATTTAGAGTATttccaatagatgatgtatattTTGGTCCAAATTTGAAGCACCAAAAAGTGTTTTTTACATTTTCGAAAAAggctcaactccaacagatggtccagaATGGATATGTAAataaaagagcaactccaacaaaTGGTCCAAAACGAAAATGCAAAACCGGCCATGGCTGCGAtacactccctccgttccgaattacttgtcgcaggtatggatgtatctggatgtattttagttctagatacatctatttttctgcaacgagtaatttggaacggagggagtatcatcgAACATGCTGGAGGCGATGGCCGTCGGCGTGAGAACATCTTCCTCCACGGCCGACagtggcggcggaggaggtggaggaacggCTCCTTGGCTGCTCGAGGACGCCGTCTGCCGTGGCTGCGAGTCCGCGGCCCGAGCCACCGCAGCTGCCTTCGAGATTTTGGCCGGCTGAGCCGCACTTTTGGCCGGGTTTCGGCTACGATTCGCCGGGCATTTGCCTCCGCCTCATGCTTTCGTCACTGCAAGCATTAGGACTTGAACCTTGATGGGCTGGGAATACCACAGACTCACCAACCATTCAATCTTAGATTGGTTCATGAGATGATCTTAGTTTCACTTAACCATTCAGCCAGGGATGCAGAGCTTTTTCCGCTACTTTTCTGCCCAATTAATTGACACCTATGGATTAACAGACAAAGCCGGACTCTGTGTCTAAAAAAAGAGCCGGACTTTCAATTCAGGCGAGCCTACCTAGTAAACAGAAACAAGGTCGGCGGGTCGGAAATTGCCCAAAAAGTCCGGACCTTTACCGGAAAAGGATAGAACCGCCGCAATCTCTCGTCTCCAGtccctaccgccgccgccgccaccccgcccgaCGCCCCTCACTCCCTCTCCCCGCGCCGGCCCCGCATCCCacgcgcgtcgccgccgccggcccagtTCTTCCCCGCCTGGACGCCGCGCTGCCGCCGTCTCCGCCGCGTCCGCCCATTGGGTTCGAGGTACGAGGTTTCTCCATCTTCATCCGGCGGTTAGGCTCAATACAAATCCCGCTGAACCCCACGGCTTCTGGGCGCACGCCGTCTAGATCCGCCCTGGCAGCAGCCGCTGTGACGACCTGGGAACGGCTTGCTAGCTAGATTGCGAAGGCAAGATTTTATTTTTGCCTGTTTGATTGATCTGAGTGATGTGCCCAGCAATGTTCATGAACTTTTGCATGGCTTTGTTAGACTTTCCCTCTCGATGCTTGAGTAGTTGCAGCTGGCCTGGTGGCTGCTTGCTCTGTTTGAGGTGGTGGTACAATTCTAGGTTCCTATTAATGGAGATTGGGGCAACTGCCCTTTCATCAAAAGGGAAATCCTTAAAACTGAACCCGCATGCCGGCCCCTGTTTCTGTTTCTGGACGAAGCCTTGAAATTCTGGGAGCCATATCCCCACCCTTACACCCAGGAGATAGATGGATGAACAACCCTCCACTGCTGATAGTTGTCTTTTATGTTTGATAGTTTTGTAAGTGTAAAACCTGTAAATGCTTTGGCTACACAATGCTTGTTCTTATTGAGATGATGCCCTTGCCATGTTGTTTTTCATGTTTGCCAGCTCTGTTTATAAATCTTTGATGTTTGCCAGCTCTTGTTTATAAATGCCATCGATGTTTGCCAGCCCTGTTTATAAATGTAAAACCTGTATATGTGTCTTGCACAGTGCTTATTCTTAATTATTAAGAGTGACTGTTGCTTGGCGTTGTTATTTCCTGCAGAAGGAAGCTCCTATGGCGACACCCGACGAACAGGATCAGAAGGACCAACAGGATATGAAGGACGAACAACAGGCTCAAAAGGACGATGACGAACAGGCTGCGAAGGAGTACGCTGATTTCGAGGCGAGGGTCAAGAGGACGATATACATCGATCACCTCTCCCCCCTGGTCACCGCCCAGGTCATCAAGGCGTCTCTCGCCCAGTGCGCCAACGTCGTCAGCACCGAGTTCATCCAGAACTACACGATCCAGTACGAGATCCCCGCCGCTGCGCTGGTGGAGGTGGACAACGTGTCGCAGGCCCAGGCTGCTGTGGACCTGATGAACAACTTCCCTTTCATGCTCGGCGGGATGCCCAGGCCTGTGAGGGCTGTCTTTGCAAAGCCCGACATGTTTCCGGACCGCCCTAGGAAGCCTGGCTTGAAGATTGAGTTCAGCTGGGTAAAGCAAGGAGATCCAGGGTATGATGGGATGAATAAGCTCAAGGGCCTCGCCAGGAGGCAAGAAGCAGAAAATATGGCACTTATCAAGGTGAAGTGGTTGTTTCTTTACTTCTTTACTCTTCTTATTATGTACTTGTATGCCCACTACTAAGAAAAGCTGCAAatctttcttctttcctttacttGTCTAATAAAATGAGAAAAACACTTGCTCAGGGAACAGGAAATGTCAGACATATTTTGAGAATTTTGATGATGATGCTGTTCTTTAAAATGTGATACAGTTGCTTTAAACCTCGTTTGTTTTGTATCCGAGCCATAATTTCATTAAACTTTGTTCTCCTTTTTGTTTCAGAATCAATTGGAAGAGGAGAAGGAGCTGGCGGCGCAGCAGCAGGAAACCCTGGAAGCAAGCAATAGCAAGTACGACATGCTCGAGAAACTCATGACCGGTGGGGACATTACTAAACTCGCTCAGCATTATAAGGTCAAGCTGGGAGACGACTGATGAGTTCTCGACGTACAAGCACCTCCCTCGGAGACTACGGTCACCAGTGCAAGCAGATTCTTGTTCTGCCCAGGGCATCCCGCTTGTAGATGTAATGGTGTGATAGTAATCACCCATTGGCTAAGCATCGATTTGTTTGGTGCAGCCGCGCTCTAGTTGTAGCCAGCTGCAAAGCAGCAGTTCCTTAGTGTAACAACTGTTACGGTCCGATCCGTTGATGGTACGCTTGGTGTAATAACAATCTTTGTATGACCTCCAAGCTTATCATGTCGCCAAGATGATCCAACGATGTCTGATACTGTCTGTCTCCTGTATTGCATGAAATTTGCATATACTGTGGTTCTGTGGCTAGCTTGAGATGTTTTATGTTGGTCCTGAAGGTGTGTTGTTGCTTGGAGCAGGAGGGAATCATGTCTCTGCCTTGTGTTCCTTCCCAGGAATGGACACATTGTCTTAGAACACAGGAATAGAGGGTTCTGCCTGGCTGGAGAATCTGAGGAAGAAATGCCATGGCAAGAGGAACACCAGAGCTTTTTCACTGTTGCTGCTGCACCTGAATCTGCAATGGGCCAAGGAGGGGGAGTGCCCTGCTTCTGCCTCTGCTTCTTCTCAGGTGCTCTTCACACGGAAATTTCTTCACCTCCTCTCACTTTCTGCTGTTGCTAGGAGTAATAATGTGTCAGGTTTTCTGACTGCTAGCATAGAATGATATGCTTTGGAATCATCACCAGACAAGTTGGTCTCCATCTATGCTTGTCCCACATCCATCTTCTCAGATTTTCTTACACTCTGTTTCAAATGCAGTGTAAACCTTGTTTCAAATACTGTCAGGTCAAGTCAAACTGAACCTCAATGGGAAGTCCTACCATACACTGCCCAATGCCATAAATTGTTTGTCTGAAGTTGTCGATTCTTCAGTTTACTTGTGCTGTCCATGAAGATGCAAACATGCTCTGGACGCCGCAGTTTATATTAACAGAACAGAAGGAAAAAAAACATTCTTTTTATCGCTGTGACAGTGGATACGAGGCGCGCCTAGGGCtacaagaaaagctcgaggctcgtgagccaATTGAGATCGAGTCGTCTCTTTGGCTCGACTTGAAAAGTAATGAGCTGAGTATGAGCCCTAGGCGCGCGGAGTCGGCCCGGGAGTTCATGCTCATCAACCAGTGCAAGACAGACGTGCGGCTGGCGGTGACACCGGGCGAGAGCTTCGGGCTTCGAGGCCCCCCGAGACCAAGCGGCCCGTTGCCCGGGTATGCGTCAGTACCATCCTTATCACAAATCCCAGCCATTGAGAAGGCGTCACTATCCTGTCCTGGTAAAAATTCAAGGTGAAATTACGAAGGATATTCCAATTATCTTCTAAACATGGCAGCCCCCTCTACAAACTACGATCATCCGTCGGAAATGGTTCAGTTCTAAAGAGAGCACATGTCAATCTTTTTAAACCATCTCAATTTTTTACCATGACATCATGAGGtcatatcatgacaccatgccTAGTATCAGCTTTTCAGACTTCATTCTCATTTTCAAGAATTAGGGGAACGATAAACCCCGTGTTTGCGGTTGACCGTTCCCAAAATGTTATTTGAACAATTCCCTCTATTCCTTGCATATGGCATGTACATGTGCACAAGACCTTGGGTATGAATTTTCAAGCCACTTGTCTTCACTAGTTCGTGTGCCGGCAGTACAAAATTGAATTATTTTAGTTAAATGCCATATAAATGCACTAAATGACTTAATTATAGCAAATGGGGCttgaaaaatgccaaatttgaacatgaaGGATTATATTGTGTATGAAGAGTGTAGAAAAATTTCAAGTTGATACGACGAATTATTGCAACTATCAAACTTGACAAACCCCCTCTTCAAACCACGATACCTCGTATGAGATGGTTTAGTGTCTAAAGAGAGTGCATGGCAATCTTTTCCAGACCATCtcaaaattttaccatggcattaTCAGGTCATATCATGACACCATGACAAGTATTAGGGTTTTCAGACTTGCATAACACATGCATATGTAATTCATGAAAAATAATACCGAGTTTTATGAAACAAGAACGGGGCGGAATAAACTCACAAAGCCAATCAAGCTAGTAACTCATAAAGCCTCCGGTGCTGCGTGCCGGGCGGGAGGGCCCAACAACATTGCCCGCACTATGACGACATGCGAAGGTGGGCGCACGTCGCTTTTGCAAGCTTCCGTCGCCCCTGATCTAGATGCAAGTATACTTGGTCATTCGTCGGGCTAGGCCGGGCCTAACCAAGTCCGAGACAAAAAACCTCGGCCCAACCCGGCCATCGAGCCTAGTTtttaggcccaagcccggcccatcagAGAAAAATCCCACTAAGCCTCATGCCTCGGGCACGGCCCCTTTCCTAAAACGCAAAATACCCAAACTCCGGCTCGGCCCGACATGTGCTtcgggctcaaaactcaggcccaggCCTGGCCCGCAGGCAAGCCCGGGCCGGCCCAGGTATCCCGTGGCCAGGTTAGATGCAACCGGCCTAATGCAATGCGGAGAGCAACTGCATTCACATCGCTCTCGTCGCCGCCAGAGGCAGAGCTGTTGCGGTCATCCGCCATGGATCAGATATGGAGAGAAAGCGGTGGATTGGGAAGTGGAGTGGACGGAGAGAATGGAGTGACTGAGTGAGCTAAGCTGCGGTCTAGGGTTCATCAGAGGGGATATTTGCGGAGTCGGTGGTGGGCCAGGCTGACGTGACGGATGTGCGCGGGCCACCTCATCCATGGGGCCGGATCACCTACCCTGTCTCTGTGGAAAAATTAGCTCCACTCTGTTTCGGCTCACCCGAACGACGCCCTCTCTTCCAATTCGAAATTCAGGCGAGCCAACTGAGAGGGGTGAGCGCCGCCTCCTTCCCGAGCCCACCACCGGAGCCCTTCACGAGCGCGAGACCTAGGgttcaagccgccgccgccgccgccgctgccggcccTCCGCCGCGGCTCGCCGAGCCGGCCGAACCCTCCGCGGCCCCGCCTCCGGCACCGCAGCGCCTCCCTCCCCGTCCCCGGAGCAGCCGCCCCCGCCCAGCAACGCCGCCGCCCGGTCCATAGGCAGGTAGCCACCACccctccttccctccctccttCCTATTGCATCCTCTGTCCGctcaaaatccccccccccccccccccccccccccccccccccccctgattcCTGCATCGGATGAGCACCTGCCGTAGATCTGACACATGTTGCGAGAACATAATGATGATGGTTATCTCCTGATGAGTACTCGCCGCATGAGTTTTCCCGTGCGTGCGCAAGTCCACTACATGTGAACGGATTTTTGCTCGACAGGTGTTTGTGGTAATGCTTGCAAGGGGTAGATGCTTACGAATTGTATGTAGTTTGAATCTTCTTCAGATGCGCAGATGTTTTCGTTTCAACATGTTAGCAGTAGTGAAACATGTAACGACTGACGGTGATATATATGAAAGGGGAAAACATCAACTTCTTTTTTATCTGCACAGCCTTTGACCTGAAACCAAAGCTTAGTAGCAGTAAACATGCAATTTGAGAGAGCAGGGGCTTTGCCTTGGTTATACTGGCCGAAATTGATTGGTTAACACTTAGGGCCCGTTCGGGAACACTCCGGCTCCCAACTCCGCGGAGCTGAAGTGGTGGAGCGGAGCGGCGCGCAGTTCATTTTTGCGGAGCTGCCATTCTGTTGCTCCAGCGGAGCGGAGTAGCTGGAGCGGTCCGTTGCCGAACAGGCACTTAACACATCACTACTAACTAGTGGTATTGTTGGCATGATGGGTGCCCCATATCTTCTTTATAATTGGGAATATAGTGGTACTTTTGCGCTGTGTTGTTAATTTTAACAGCCAGACCTAAAATATCAGTATTGTTTAAAGTGATTGCTTCTCCTTTTGCATGTTTGCTGGTTGATCTTCAGGTTCCACCTTTCGTGTTACGCCATGATAGATGTACAGCTAGCCAATGATTTGATTTGCTGCTCCATATTCGTTTGTACACTTGCTAAAAGTCTAATTCTGTCCCTCTAGAACTTGGGAGTTGGAACAGGGCATCAGCATTGTCGGTTGGAGAGGCTTGGAGCTGCTTCGGCACCCACAGCAGAGCAAGCAAGAAGGCATCAGTTCTAGAAGCTTGCAGAACCCTCGCCCGTGCAGATGGAGAACCGAAAGAATACCGGCCTCAGGGTACTGCCGCCGAACCCCTTCCCCATTGCTGTACCCTGCCCTTCTCTTCACTGTTTTCGTCTCATTTTTTCCCCTTTTGCGCCACCGCGTCGTTGCACACAGAAGAGGAAGCTTCCGAACGATGGGACGGTGCAGGAGCAGGAGCCTACTATCAAGGAGATGTGCCAAGGTAAAGCTGAGCGAATTCTGCCTTCTCGGCCGGAGATGGGTGTTTTTTCTTTGAACGTTTTGTGATTTGGATGATGCAGCCCTGAAGGAGATGGAAAGTGAGCTCCAGAACCTCCGGGACGACAACAACCAGCTCCGCGACGAGCTGTAAGATCAAATGCTTTTGTTGTGCTTGCTGATTTGGGCTCACTTTTATTTTGGGGATGACGGCTGAGACACTGATgcatcttctttttcttgttgttgCTGTTGATTCTTTTATGCCAGCCTTGGCAAAGACCGGCAGCTTGCGGAGACACGGACAGTTCTAGTTGACAGGGAGCACAAGCTTTCGAACACCCAGGCACTTCTAGTTGACAGGGAGCAGCAGCTTGCGGCCCAGACACTTGTTGTTGACAGTGAGTTTCCTTGTCTAAATTTTGTGTTCTTCTCCCTTCATCATTTGGTCCAAGTTGATGCCTGGAATTTTAGAGAATGGAGATCGGTGGTGTGTAAGCATAAAACATATCTAAGTGATCTGATTTTCAGGCAACTCACATATCTAAGTGATTTTCAGGCAACTCACATATCTAAGCAACTACTTCTCCAGGCTGTGACATTTCTATAGATCGGGCTTAATTACTTGAGTAGTTTTTTTAATCTTAATTTGCTGATTGCCACAATTCTTTGATGTTTAGTTTGTGATCACCTGAGTTGATTCCCCTTTATATGATATACTTATGCTCAAGAGAGTTGGAAAAATTAGCAACAAACAAGGCATATCACATGATATTAGACAACAAACTGAACAGTTAGTGTGATACTTCTCACTATTGTAGTAATCTATTCTAATTGGGTTATTGTTATATCGAATTGCAACACGCATATAATCGATTATATGAGTGTGTCAACATGTGGTTGCACCCTATTGAAGAAGTACACTTTATGCAGAAAAAAAAGGTCAAAATATCATAGATGAGCAACATGCTAGTGCATTTGCAGAAAGGCATGCAAAAACATGACCATTTGCGAACTGTTCTCTTGAGTAAGACAAAAACGTTGTGCGCATATATAGTTGCTGCATTGGTCCTTCATCTCTCTGTCTTTTTTTGGTACAATACACAACTTTAGATAATTTTGAACAACTTTTAGCAGGTGCACATGTTATAGCATATTACAATCGTGATTTTCCCCCCACATTTATTGGAAAATTATGGGTTCTTGTTCTAGAAGTGAGGTGTGGGTGCAGCGAGTTGTGGAAAATTCAGAATTCACATTCGATGTTTGTCAACTGCCAACTGAACTGGGTTGTGATACTAGCCATGTTTAGCTTGAATCAGTCACTCAATTTTGCAATTATGTCTCAGAAAATGTAGGATTTGATGATATGGTTTTTGTATGCTTATATGCAAGTGAACAGTTGGCAATAAAACCTACGTGCATCATGTTATTTTCTACTTCTATAATCTGATGTTTGGAGAGCTGACGGTGTTGCATTTATCTGCATGTCTCTATCGTGGTCCAAAATATGCTTCACATTCTGTTTAGTTCTAATGATCATTAACTGCTTACCCACCATTTTTACATTTCCAGTCCTTTATTACTAGTATCCTGCAAACATACAACAGCCTTAACAGGGTAATGTAATTCATGGTTGTTTTATACCTGGTTAATAATCAGGTTCAGGTATGCCAGAGTGTAATAACATCCAACTTGTTTCTCGAAAAAAGAACACACCTTATGAGGCACAGCAGTCCTTCGTAAATTCACCTATACCTTGTAGATTGCCAACAAATCTATTTCTATCTTTCATTCTTTTTGGTGATAACCAGGTGATTTAGCTGCAATTTTATTTACTCTGCTCTGCTTTTCTTATGCAGCAAAGGAGTTTGAAACTGAAATTTTGAGGCTTAAGCGTCTCTTGGCTGAGAAGAGTGACACAAATGATCATACAGCTCTAGTGTCTCCTGAGACAATAAATGAAGTCATACAGAAGCAAACTCCAGTTTCATCTGCAAGGACACCAGCGTCAAACAGAACGAATACAGTCCAGTCCAGTGTGAAAGCCATTGCCCACCATGGTAGCTTTCAGGATGAAGCTAGCGAGGCAAGTTGTTGAAACTACTTTGCTGGTAGTGTAGAAGTATGCAAGGATAAATGATTATCTTGAGCTTTATATTGCTTGCTAAGCCTTTTTTCATGGCTTGCGTTGTTCTGTAGCAGGACTGCTGTAGAAGGGGTGTTTGCAGCTCAGGTTAGTGATAGTGTACAAGTGGATTGCAGTTTGTATTTCTTCTCATGCCTGTAAATTGGTTTGACTTGTAAGTCTCTTGCTTTCAGGGAGTGGGACAGATGAAAGTTCCCGTTCTTGTGTGTATCATATGCTGGTTGAATCTTTAGTTGGCATGAAGTTTTCACTGAAGGATGAAACAGAAGGACTCTCACTTTCAATCCATCATGAAGCTACTGGTACATGCAAACACCAGTGCTCGCGTTGTTTAATTTGCTACAGCACATTAGTAGAATGTGACACTGGGGTTATTTATGGTTTGCATTTTACATTTTGGCCTTGATATTTTACTTACATTCATGCATGTTATTTTATATGTAACCGGGCAAGCTGGATATCTGGAGAGCAGTTGTGTTTAGAGTAGCTGCCTCTGTAACTTGAAAAGTGTGGACTTCTTCTGTAGCTGCCTCTGCAAAATGTGGTACCTAAATACACATTCAGTGACAGCTTGCCTTGTAGTGAGAATTGTGTACCTCTTTTGTATCATAGTCCCTCTTTGATCCAGCCTTGCATTTTAAACAGTTTATACTTGTGTGGACTTTATTAGATGCAGGGCCATGCGCACAATATTGTCACAGTGACAGACAATGGCGAGTACCTGATGTTAGAATGGACTCAGAATAGAGTTTATTTTGACCTTTAGTTGTTGTTACCAGCACATGTCGTAATTACGGCTCTGAAATTTTGATGTTGATTGAGGCTATGTTCCTGTCAGTGATAGATAGTCGTATGTTGAAGTGGCATGTTACCTCTTATATTGCTATCACCAACATGTGGCAAATATGTTTTTACATTTATATTCTGGCGATAAACATGTGCCTTTGTTTGTCAACAGGGAAGCAAGTACCTAGATATGATGATTTTTCATCAGTGGATGTTTCATTTTGCGCCACCAATAGAACTCTGAGCATAAAATAAAAATAGCATATTATCATGTATAATAAGGTGGTAATGCAATCTTAACTGAGATGTTCAAGTCATTTATTGCAGGTTATGATTTCAGCCTTACATGGTTGGAGCAAGCGGATGGTGGTGAATGGGCCTACAAATACTCCTCGCTGGGCACCCTGGAGGAGATGGCTTTGAAGTGGATGAAAGTGCAGGACATACGGTTCAGCATGGACATGTTCCCTATGTTCT
This window contains:
- the LOC123129121 gene encoding uncharacterized protein isoform X1, with translation MGVHSLSTPSSKHHWMPSPQKEAPMATPDEQDQKDQQDMKDEQQAQKDDDEQAAKEYADFEARVKRTIYIDHLSPLVTAQVIKASLAQCANVVSTEFIQNYTIQYEIPAAALVEVDNVSQAQAAVDLMNNFPFMLGGMPRPVRAVFAKPDMFPDRPRKPGLKIEFSWVKQGDPGYDGMNKLKGLARRQEAENMALIKNQLEEEKELAAQQQETLEASNSKYDMLEKLMTGGDITKLAQHYKVKLGDD
- the LOC123129121 gene encoding uncharacterized protein isoform X2, whose product is MATPDEQDQKDQQDMKDEQQAQKDDDEQAAKEYADFEARVKRTIYIDHLSPLVTAQVIKASLAQCANVVSTEFIQNYTIQYEIPAAALVEVDNVSQAQAAVDLMNNFPFMLGGMPRPVRAVFAKPDMFPDRPRKPGLKIEFSWVKQGDPGYDGMNKLKGLARRQEAENMALIKNQLEEEKELAAQQQETLEASNSKYDMLEKLMTGGDITKLAQHYKVKLGDD
- the LOC123129122 gene encoding uncharacterized protein isoform X1, whose protein sequence is MENRKNTGLRKRKLPNDGTVQEQEPTIKEMCQALKEMESELQNLRDDNNQLRDELLGKDRQLAETRTVLVDREHKLSNTQALLVDREQQLAAQTLVVDTKEFETEILRLKRLLAEKSDTNDHTALVSPETINEVIQKQTPVSSARTPASNRTNTVQSSVKAIAHHGSFQDEASEQDCCRRGVCSSGSGTDESSRSCVYHMLVESLVGMKFSLKDETEGLSLSIHHEATGYDFSLTWLEQADGGEWAYKYSSLGTLEEMALKWMKVQDIRFSMDMFPMFFERISSLLRRKCPWYFRMAEDGFGLFL
- the LOC123129122 gene encoding uncharacterized protein isoform X2, with amino-acid sequence MENRKNTGLRKRKLPNDGTVQEQEPTIKEMCQALKEMESELQNLRDDNNQLRDELLGKDRQLAETRTVLVDREHKLSNTQALLVDREQQLAAQTLVVDTKEFETEILRLKRLLAEKSDTNDHTALVSPETINEVIQKQTPVSSARTPASNRTNTVQSSVKAIAHHGSFQDEASEDCCRRGVCSSGSGTDESSRSCVYHMLVESLVGMKFSLKDETEGLSLSIHHEATGYDFSLTWLEQADGGEWAYKYSSLGTLEEMALKWMKVQDIRFSMDMFPMFFERISSLLRRKCPWYFRMAEDGFGLFL